The DNA region CTGCCGATCTATTTCTGGGCCCGCACTTTGGAAAAATACTGGGAGTGATCTCGATTGCGGGTGGCGTCGGCGGAGCGCTTGGCGTCTGGTTGAGTGGAAAGATTTACGATATCACAGCAAGTTACAATATCTCTTTTATGATTTCGCTGATATCCTTGATTCTTGCTGTTATTCTTTTCCGGCTTGCCGGAACGCCGGTAGTGCATAAAAAAGACGCTACATAAGTGTAAGAAAAAAACCGTATTAATTAGGGACACTCCCCTATTTCTTTCCTGGCCGTCGGCTCGGAACCGTCATTTTCATGAAAAGTATATAGCCGACCGCTACGATCAAATCTATAAGGAGATAACTATGGAAAGTTTTGGACGTCTGAACGGAAAGGTCGCTATTATTACCGGCGCTTCCAGTGGTATCGGAAAGGCAGCCGCCCTGCTGTTTGCCCGCGAGGGAGCAAAGCTGGCATTGGCCGACCTCAATGAGGCGGCTCTCAAAGAGGTCACGCAGCTCATCACCGACGCGGGCGGAACAGCTGTTATGAAAAAAACCGATGTCTCGAATGAAGAGGATATGAAGGGACTGATCGATCTTGCTCTTCGCACCTACACGGATGTGCACATCCTCTGCAATAATGCTGGAATCACCGGAAACCACGATGCCATCAACCCGGAGGACCAGGAGGGTTCCAACTGGCAGCAGGTCTTTGGCGTCAATGTACTGGGGGCCATGTACGCAACAAAGCACATAGCTAAACATATGAAGGA from Syntrophales bacterium includes:
- a CDS encoding SDR family NAD(P)-dependent oxidoreductase is translated as MESFGRLNGKVAIITGASSGIGKAAALLFAREGAKLALADLNEAALKEVTQLITDAGGTAVMKKTDVSNEEDMKGLIDLALRTYTDVHILCNNAGITGNHDAINPEDQEGSNWQQVFGVNVLGAMYATKHIAKHMKERGSGAIVNTASVAGIRAGAGTNAYSATKAGVISLTQTSACDFGKYNVRVNAVCPGLTETGMTKPVFDYAREAGKEAKLGSRCEMQRYGKPEEIAAAILFLASDDASYITGQALAVDGGNTASLNLPGMKF